The genomic stretch CATGCAGCGGCAGATCATCGAATCGCAGCGCAAGGTCTTTTCCGAGGTCAAGGCGCTCCAGACCGAAAAAGGCATCGAGGGAGTGGTTTCGGCCACCTTTGAGGACGGCGTGATTACCCTGCGGGCACCCGGCGACGTGTTTTTCGCGCCGGGACAGGTTTCGCTGACGCCGCTCGGCGAAAAGATCATCCTCACGCTCAAGGATTTTTTCACCCAGCATCCGGACCAGGTCATCAACATCCGGGGCTACACGGACGATTCCCTTCCTTCCGGCAGCCGCTACCAGGACAACTGGGAGATTTCCGCGCTGCGTGCCGTGAATGTGCTGCGCTTTCTGCTCAACCAGGGCATAGAACCGAATCGGCTGACAGCCACGGGGCTGGCTTCGCTGAATCCTCTTGTGCCCAACACCACGACCGAGAACCGGGCCAAGAATCGCAGGGTGGAGTTCATTCTTGAAAAACGGGTCACAGGCCAGTAGATTCCAGGCCGGGGGTAATATGGCATTCGACATTTCTTTTGGCGACAGCGAAGAGCGCGCCCGGCAGGCCTTCCGAACACGGGTTCCCGGACTGGAGGTCCGCTTCCACGATTCCGAGCGCGTCTACGAGATCAGGGATATCAGCGCTTCCGGCTTCGCCATCGAGGACAAGAGCGGCGGCTTCAAGTCCGGAGGGCGCTACGACGTTTCCCTGTATCTGAACCGCAAGCTGTTTCTGGGCCATGCCGGGGTCAGCGTTGTCCGCGCCCTGGAGAACGGCATCGTGGGGCTGGCTTTCGACGAGCTCAAGCGACAGCAGGCCCTGAAGCTGGACAAGCTCGTGCTCGAAGTCCAGAAGCGGCTCATTCAACTCCGCAAAGCCCGCCCCGAAGGCTAGCCCGCCGCCTGTTCGCTGTGCCGCCTTTTCCGCGGTCTTGACCCGGACGAGGCGAGCCACTATGAAACCTGCACCGCATGCAGGCAAGTGATCACTCCCAACAAGGAAGAGCAGTACGTTGCTGAACATCAAGGAACTCCTCGAAGGGATCAAGGCATCCCCGTACAAGACCATCGAGATAAAGGCCCCGCATACCGGCGTGGTCGCCTTTGCCGGCCTGAAGGCGGGCGACAAGGTTCTGGCCCCGCGTGGAACGTGGATGGAAAAGCCCGGAACCCTGCTGCTCGAGCTGAGCCGCGAACGGAACAAGAAGCCCTTGCATTCGCCGGAGAACGGCGAAGTCATGGAAGTCCGCGCCGAGCTGGAAGGCCGGTTCGTGGAGGCGGGCACCACGCTGATGACCCTTCGCCATTTCTTGTCGCGCAAGGAAGTCATCGACCTGATCCTGCAAAAATCCCTGTATCTCTTTACGGCCCCGGAACGCGCGAAATATTATTTCGTGCCCGAGCTGGACCAGAAACTCAAGGTTTCGGGAAAGCGTTCGGTCAAGGTGCGCGACGGAATGGAAATGTTCATTGTTTCGCGCATGAAACGGGAAACTCCGCTGGCCTACTCCGGTCCCGAAGGCTTGATCTACGCGGTCTACTTCCATCGCGGCGACAATGTGGACGCGGGGGAACCCCTGCTCGGCGTCTGCCGCGAGGACCAGTTGACCATGATCCAGGAAGTCGTGGCCCGCGTGCAGAGCGAGTGGGAGGAGGAAGTCTAGATGGGACGGCTGCTGCAAATCCGTGTTTCCGCGAACACCTATGACGAGGCCGAGGTCGCCCGCACCTGGCCGCGCCTGAGCAAGCTGGCCTGGAGCGAGGACCGGGTTTCCGACGCCTCGTACGGGGTGCTTGAGCTGTGCCGCACGCTTGCGGAAAAGCAGCGCCTGGGGATGCTCCCGAAGGAGGCGGACGAGGCTCTGGGCGAGGGGGCGAAACGCCTGGACGCGCTCGTGGAGCGCCTCGAGTCCGCCCTCGGCGACTGGAAGGCCACCGAAGCCAATCGCCTCAGCGACGATTTGGAAGACGCACTTTCGGAGCTGGAAAAAGAAGCCGAAAAGTTGTAAGCGTCTCCGATCAACGACAACAAATCTCAAGGAGACGATACATGGCCGGCAGCATGAACAAAGTCCTTCTCATCGGCCGACTGGGCCAGGATCCCAAGCTTTCCTACACCCAGGGCGGACAGGCCGTGGCCAACTTCACCATGGCCACGGACGAAGGCTACCGCGACCGCACTTCGGGCCAGAAGGTGGAGCGCACCGAGTGGCATCGCATCGTGGCCTGGAGGCAGACGGCCGAATTTTGCGGCAACTATCTGTCCAAGGGGCGGCTGGTGCTCGTGGAAGGCAAGCTCCAGACCCGCAAGTGGCAGGACCAGAACGGCCAGGATCGCTACACCACGGAAATCGTGGCCAGCAACGTCCAGGGGCTGGACAGCCGTCAGGACGGCGCTCCGGCCCAGGGCGCTCCGCAGGGCCAGGGACGCCCCCAGCAGCGCCAGCAGGGCGGCTACCAGCAGCCCCCCCAGGGGCAGCAGAACGGTCCCAGCTACGAGGACGAGGATCTCGGTCCCGCTTTCCCGTCCGAGGCCAGCGGCATGGACGACGTCCCGTTCTGATGCGCGGCGAACGATTCCGCGATTTGAAAAGACGGCCTTCGGGCCGTCTTTTTTTTGTGTGGGAGAACACGCGTTCCGAAATTCTTCGCATGTTGACGCAGGCTCCCCATGGCGCTAGCCTTTTCGATATATAAATCGAATGGCCGGATTTTTCCGGTCGTATCCAGGCAAAAGGAGCGCGGATGCGGGGACCGACAACGGATTGGAACGGCATATGGCGCACGGCCCAGGCGGCGCATCGCGAAGCCGAAGACCCCAAGACATGGGACAAGCGCGCCGGAGACTTCAAGCGGGTCGCGGAGAGCAGCGACTACTCGGATCAATTTCTGGAAATCATGCGTCCGGAAGCGGACTGGAGCGTCCTGGACATGGGCTGCGCCGTGGGAACGCTCGCTCTGCCCCTGGCGCGGGTGGTCCGCCGCGTGACCGCGGCCGATCCGTCGGTACGGATGCGGGAGCTGTTGCAGGAGCGCTGCGCCGACGAGGGCGTGAGCAACGTCCGCGTGGTGGACGGCGACTGGCTTTCCTCCTGGGATACCCCGGAACTCGGCCCGCACGACGTGGTCGTGGGCTCCCGCTCGCTGATCGTCGAGGATTTGCGCTCGGCTCTGCTGAAGGCGCACCGCTATGCCCGAAAGAAAGTCTTCGTTTCCACCATGGTGGGGGACGGTCCTCATGACCGCGCCTTGATCGAGGCCGCGGGCCGAAAGCTCAACCCCAGGGCGGATTATGTCGTTGTCGTCAACCTCCTGCGCGAGCTGGGGATTTATGCCAGCGTGCGCTTCATTCTCCTGGAACGCAAGAGCCGCTACCCGGACCTGGACGCCGCCGTGAAGGACGTGCGCTGGATGCTGCGCGACATGACTCCGGACGAGGAGGCCCGGCTGCGCGCCTATTTCGCCGATACGCTGGTGCCCTGCGACGGGGGCCTTTGCCGTCCGGTCCCGCCGCCCGTGCGCTGGGCCGTGATCTATTGGGACACGCGCACCGACTGCGACGCAGCCCTCAAGCGTTGATCATCCGCAGCGACGTCTCCTTCCTCGGCAAAGGCCGCAAGCCCTGCCGCGCCCATCCGGAAATCCGAAGCACCGTTCCGGATTTCCGATTTGACCGCTGCTCCGGGAGGAGCGTATTCCAGCCTTGAAAGGTCGGAATGCATCGGCGGGAGGTAGCATGAATCCAGAATACGATGCGGCGAAGGAACGCTCGGACTCGGTCGAGCAAGGCTGCGGCTGCATGACCGATATCGCCGGGACGCCGCAGGGCCTTTGCGGCCGCGATGTTCCCGCTGCCGATAATTCAGGTCGAAGCGAAGCCTGTTGAGGGCCGAAGACGGAGTCCGGGTTCGGACTCCACTCGCTGCCCGGATACGCCGTGCTTCCGTTCGTGCGGGAATTCGTCGAGACGCCTGCCGGTCCCGTGCCGCGCGTGCGCACCCGTCCCGACTGGCGCGACAGGTTCGGCACCCTGCGGGCGCGGCTCGGTTTTCGGAACGACTACAAGATCGTTCCGGGCCTGTATTGCGTGGGCCGTCCCGGTCCAGACTCCCCCGTGCTGGTGACGTGCAACTACAAGCTGACCTTTGACGCGCTGCGCCGCGAGCTGGGCGATACCGATGCCTGGCTGCTGGCCCTGGACACCCACGGCGTCAACGTCTGGTGCGCCGCGGCCAAGGGCGTTCTGTCCACGGAGGAGGTCGCGCGCCGGGTCCGGGCCGCGAACCTGGCCGCGATCGTGTCGCACCGCGTCCTGACCCTGCCGCAGTTGGCGGCTCCGGGCGTCTCGGCGCACAAGCTCAAGGGGCTGTGCGGATTCTCCGTCCGTTTCGGGCCGATCCGTGCGGGCGATCTGCGCGCGTATCTGGAGCGGGGCGAGGCGGACGAGGCCATGCGCCGGGTGGAGTTCCCTTTGGCGGAGCGTCTGGTGCTCGCCCCGGTGGAGCTGACGCAGCGTCTGCATTGGCTGGTCCTGTTGTGCCTGCTCTGCTTCGCGCTCTCCGGCCTGGGGCCGGAAGGCTATTCCTTGTCTCTTGCGTTGCGGCGGGGCCTGCTGGCCTGCGCGGCCACGCTGACGGGGCTGCTCGCGGGCGTGCTCCTGGTGCCCGCGCTGCTGCCGCTGCTGCCGGGCCGTGCTTTTTCAGCCAAGGGAGCCGTGGCCGGCGGAGCGGCTTTCCTGCCGCTGGCCCTGGCTGCCGCGGGCTTTGCCGATGTCTGGGAACTGGCGGCCCTGGGCTGCTGGACAGTGGGATTGGGTTCCTACCTGGGCATGAACTTCACCGGTTCCACCCCGTTCACTTCGCCGACAGGCGTGGAAAAGGAAATGCGCCGGGCCATGCCGCTTCAGGCCGCATGCCTTTTGGCGTCCTTGATCCTTTGGGTGGGAGCGCCGTTCTGGGGGAATGCGCTGTGAAGACGTTTCGTTATCTTGAGGGC from Paucidesulfovibrio longus DSM 6739 encodes the following:
- a CDS encoding PilZ domain-containing protein, whose product is MAFDISFGDSEERARQAFRTRVPGLEVRFHDSERVYEIRDISASGFAIEDKSGGFKSGGRYDVSLYLNRKLFLGHAGVSVVRALENGIVGLAFDELKRQQALKLDKLVLEVQKRLIQLRKARPEG
- the hgcA gene encoding mercury methylation corrinoid protein HgcA gives rise to the protein MTDIAGTPQGLCGRDVPAADNSGRSEACUGPKTESGFGLHSLPGYAVLPFVREFVETPAGPVPRVRTRPDWRDRFGTLRARLGFRNDYKIVPGLYCVGRPGPDSPVLVTCNYKLTFDALRRELGDTDAWLLALDTHGVNVWCAAAKGVLSTEEVARRVRAANLAAIVSHRVLTLPQLAAPGVSAHKLKGLCGFSVRFGPIRAGDLRAYLERGEADEAMRRVEFPLAERLVLAPVELTQRLHWLVLLCLLCFALSGLGPEGYSLSLALRRGLLACAATLTGLLAGVLLVPALLPLLPGRAFSAKGAVAGGAAFLPLALAAAGFADVWELAALGCWTVGLGSYLGMNFTGSTPFTSPTGVEKEMRRAMPLQAACLLASLILWVGAPFWGNAL
- a CDS encoding class I SAM-dependent methyltransferase encodes the protein MRGPTTDWNGIWRTAQAAHREAEDPKTWDKRAGDFKRVAESSDYSDQFLEIMRPEADWSVLDMGCAVGTLALPLARVVRRVTAADPSVRMRELLQERCADEGVSNVRVVDGDWLSSWDTPELGPHDVVVGSRSLIVEDLRSALLKAHRYARKKVFVSTMVGDGPHDRALIEAAGRKLNPRADYVVVVNLLRELGIYASVRFILLERKSRYPDLDAAVKDVRWMLRDMTPDEEARLRAYFADTLVPCDGGLCRPVPPPVRWAVIYWDTRTDCDAALKR
- a CDS encoding single-stranded DNA-binding protein, giving the protein MAGSMNKVLLIGRLGQDPKLSYTQGGQAVANFTMATDEGYRDRTSGQKVERTEWHRIVAWRQTAEFCGNYLSKGRLVLVEGKLQTRKWQDQNGQDRYTTEIVASNVQGLDSRQDGAPAQGAPQGQGRPQQRQQGGYQQPPQGQQNGPSYEDEDLGPAFPSEASGMDDVPF
- a CDS encoding OmpA/MotB family protein encodes the protein MNKKPQRPSFTDDLVILETDDNEGNEWLTTFADLSMLLLVFFILLYSMSTLDTEKFSETFTSVTKALQGQMDQIATSRITNEEAGVLLDQVLMQRQIIESQRKVFSEVKALQTEKGIEGVVSATFEDGVITLRAPGDVFFAPGQVSLTPLGEKIILTLKDFFTQHPDQVINIRGYTDDSLPSGSRYQDNWEISALRAVNVLRFLLNQGIEPNRLTATGLASLNPLVPNTTTENRAKNRRVEFILEKRVTGQ